The DNA segment taaaaatctaaattgtCCCTATAAAACcccaaaagtttttaaaattaattctaaaaaaaattaaaaagataaaatgagtgaccaaaatgaaaatttactaaaattaggTGACTAAAATAAGTGCAAATTAATGGCAAacgactaaaatgataaaaaaatatataatgttaaTGCCTAAATTACTAACTTTTATTTTCGGTGCCTGAAaggaaaatttataaaagttgaGTCGCTAACTACATAGTTTACCCAACTTTAAATCGTTTTCCACTGCCCTTGTACGTCAACATAAGGATTGAGGGGTTTGGTGGGATGAAACTTTTTGATAGTATCTTTCTTTCTATATTTATATTACTCGTAATGTTTTATATTGATTAATATAGTGGAATAGTAAACGTTTGAACAAAGCACCCCTCTTTCAAACCAAAGCACCTAATCAAAGAAAATTCAATTTGACTTCTATTCCCACAAATCAATTTCCACCACagaattttattattagatatcaATTCCACCACAAGAAACAACACTCATGAACTCTTCAGCTAATTCAAGAGCTTTCATTGACGATGGTGGAAGGCAAATTTCCAAGTCAACACTTCCTCCACCTTCATGTCCTGGATACGCCGAAACTTTCCCATCAAACTTATGAGCATATCCACTTCGAAGCGTCAATGCTTTCCCTAAACCGAACTCATTTCCATACTTGTTGAACCTTGGTGAGCTTCCCATCATCACACTTAGTGGGTCAAAAAGCTGAGCAATCTGGTAAATGAAAGGTGAATCAAGCCAACCATTGACGAAACCACGCACTTGTTTATCTGTATGGTTAACCACAGCTTGGTGTAGTTTCCAAGCAGCCCAACCGAGACCATGGTTAAGTAGTTCACCAGCTGTGGTCACTGCTCTAACAGTTTGAATTGAGTTACCAAAATAATCTGGGGATAAAGCTGGTTCTAGCCTTGACCTATTGTTTATAGCTAACCTACAACCAGTGACTGTTTCGTTTGGGAAACGACGTGCCTTTGTTATTGACCGCCATACAAATGCAGATAAAGATTGAAAGGAGGAGATTTTGGTGGTGTTGGATTCTGTGTTAGCCCTTTCTTTGAGCTTTGCAATGGATTTTGCTGAGAAATGGAATATTCTCTCTAAAAGCTCGGGTGCTTCAAATCTGGAAATGAACTCATCTTGGTTAGTGAAAGGAAGGTTAAGTAATGGACCATGACCCTCTGGAAACCATTTCTCTAACACTGGAGGACGTGAGATTTTCAAATTAGTATCTCCTTGTGCTTGAAATATTTCAGACAATGTGTTGAAGAAATGCCAGAAACTGGTTCCATCGCCAATAGCATGGTTCATAGAACAACCTATGAACACCCCATCTACCAGCTCGGTGACTTGAATCGATAACAAAGGCCTGGTGTGACCATCATAGTTGATTGCTCGATCATGGTCGAAAAACGATTGAACAACCAACGGAACATAAGTAGGGGAAACAATGTCGGACACAGATAAATCAACAGCTGCATGTATAAATTTGGCTCCTGGGCTGTTATTGCAGTCCACAAAGACGAAATGAGACTTTGGGTTTTCTTCTATTTTCGTTGCGAGCCGACCTGCTAAGGGATAGAAATGAACGAGGGCTATGGAAAGGGATTGCTTGAGCCGATCCAAGACATTGTTGATCAAGTCTTCTTCACAGTTATCCTCTGGTTTAGCATAGAGAAGACCCTTTTGGATGTATTGCACCGAGAGCATAACAAGATCCCATGTTGTCAAATAGTAAGGCTGTTTTGATTGATCAGAAACATGTTGTGGTGTAACATAACATTCTGAGATGATTCGAACTGATGATGGATCCATTCTTTTTGTTGCTAGAGAGGAAGAGGGTAAAGTATATTTAGATTGGATTAGCAGGGTTGTTGAATATTGAAGTAATGATGTGTTTATATATTGATGGTTGCTCAAAacgaagaaataaaattattttgcttGGTCTACTTTTGATTCGCAGCTTGGCTTTATGTGGTTATTGAATTGCTGGGAACCAAGTCAAATATTGTAGCAATAttgattatataataattttaatttttaaaattggattgataattgaattaattatatcATTAGTTCTCAATTTATCGGCAAATTCAATcagttaaaacaaaaaataagaaagGAAAATGTCTTGATCTTTTGTCTACATTTATTTTAGAAGTTTATGTCAAATATACATGACGATTTGATATTTTAACCAGTTCAATTAATTATGATTTCGATTCATTAATGGTTCTAAATAGTCTACTCAAAACTCAGTTTATTACTCTTATTTAGACTAATACACTCATCAATTTTCGATTTAATTATTCCAACTGATCACTCTAATCTAATTCGAACAACATTAATTATATCCCTTAAATATACTAATAGTTAAAgttctaataaaaaaaatcctttcaCCAATCACatgaataaaaacaatttaaatgaaTTGAAGAAAGGATTGTCGCATTAAAAAGTAGGTAGCCATCCAAGTAGTGATGGTTGTTAGAGTTGGGAAAGCTCCTACGCAATGTTGGACGACTTAGGGTCTAATTTAATATAAAGTTTGATTGTGAAATTTCCCACATGAACGACAGAAAAGTTAATCAAGTTCACCAATCACATGGGAACTTTCGGTTTGTATTAATAACAAAACTATTCCACATTCAGTTATTAAGGAAAAAGAATTTTTTCCATGTACTAAACTTGTtctcttaataaataattttccgATATTGTAATATTTAGATTATCGAAATTTCGAGATTCTAAATTGTTTTTAGATTTAATTGTTACTTTGAGTTTAGGGTATTTAAGTTTATATAATTTAGATTCGAggttcaaattttttaaatattagattgttataaatttaaattattttgaggtttaataACTTTATGTTCAAGCCATTTTGAATTATTTGTTtggaacattttaaaatttagttgtttTAATTTGAATAGCTTCAGATTTGAGTCATATTAAAGTTTGTGTcaatttgagtttaaattattgattttttatgatCAAATCGAATTAAATCAGAGTTTGAATTCAAATTGAATCCTTGTAAccaccaaaaaaataaaagtatagataAATGTTCCAAACTCAACCATACAATACCAAAATTTCTGTCACTGAAGAGACATGGTTATCATTCAAAGATAGTGAAGCCAATTGATCTGCAGGATTGTTGACCAGTGGCTTTGCAGCAACACTCTTCAACACCTCTAAGGCCTCTGCTACTTTAGCTTACAAAGCTTCGGGTGACTCAATGAGATGCAAAACTTAAGTTTGGTCCATCTCTAGAAGCATGCCGGTACCCTTGGCTGCTGCATCACGCTCGAGATGTTCCTCATGGGGGTATAGGCATTCACCAAGCATCTGATCACCAGTCACAAATTGACAATATAAAGGTCTTGAAGGaaattaaattgaacaaaatataGTCACGGAAATTGGAAAAACAAGACTCACCGTCCTTTGTgttgaaaagacaaattaaaaggggtgttgaaaagtcaaaaaaatgggaggtgcaagtggcaccgaaagaaaaaaatggtaggcaagttgtttaaagttgaatgggataattgcaattttggtccctaattttttaggccatttgcaagttagtccctgaacctcaactataaataggcctaaccatttctcatttacaccatcccaaccaatctttctctcttagatttctttcttctcccatttgagaattctcaaggaattctatttgtttgtaatattttgaagatagtaaagttatcatctggtgttagtgcccgaggacgtaggtataatttaccgaacctcgttaaaactcttgtgttctttcttgtcctatttttctttcaatatttgagggtataatagtagtatttaattgtgctattaaattactatagaagggatattctgactaaggaaagacttggtatttaagagatccatgtgatccacctctcttccctgggaattgaactttgtgtgattttttagtacaataatttacacgcttccgaccctattggaacaacaagtggtatcaagagccgaaggttaatcgtagtatgctctgtggttgcagtttaaactgatcttccacatcagaaaagatttccttaggtatattgaaagattatggagaaaacggtcggtgtaggagcttcaacatcgtccatgtggacaagaccgacaattgcaaatgcaagattggccgtggagatctttgatggcacgggccattttggtatgtggcaaagtgaggttctagatgccctttttcagcagggtctagacattgcctttgatgaagagaaaccagatgatgtacaggagaaagattggaaggcgatcaatcggttggcatgtggcacaattcgatcatgcctttctcgagagcagaggtatgctttttcaaaggagacttctgcaaataagttgtgggtggcacttgaagaaaaatttttgaagaaaaacagtcaaaataagctctacttgaagaaaagattgtttcgcttcacatacgtcccaagtaccacaatgaatgatcacatcacccaatttaatcagttagtcactgatttgctgaatatggatgagacattcaaagatgaagatttggctttgatgctgttggggtcacttcctgaggagtttgagttcctagaaactactctacttcatggcaggagtgatatatctctaagcgaagtctgtgcggccttatacagttatgaacagaaaaagaaggacaaacagaaaaactcaatcagagatacagaagctttagtagtccgaggtcgttcatacactcggaagaaaactcaaaaggggagatcaaagtcaaagtccagactcgggaaagatgaatgtgctttttgtcatgagaaaggccactggaagaaaaattgtccaaagctgaagaataagggaaaagctgctgtagatgcttgtgttgctaagcatgatactagtgactctgaactatcattggttgcatcatcatcgtcgttccattcagatgagtggatattggattcgggttgtacctatcatatgtcccctaaccgggagtggttctctgatttagtagaactaaatggaggagttgtttatatgggcaatgacaatgcctgtaaaactgttgggataggttcaatccaattaaagaatcaagatggatcaaccagagttctgactaatgttcggtacgtgcccagtttgaagaaaaatctcatctcattgggagccttggaatccaatggttcagttgttactatgagagatgggattttgaaagtgatatctggcgcacttgtgatattgaagggcatcaggaaaaataacttgtattactaccaaggtagtactgttattggagcagtcgctacagcttccggtaacaaagaattggactcaatgcagttgtggcatatgaagttgggacatgctagcgaaaaatccttgcaaattctggcaaagcaaggattgttgaaaggtgcaaaggcttacaaattaaaattttgcgagcattgtgttctgggaaagcaaaagagagtgaaattcggtactgctatccataatacaaaaggtattttggaatatgttcactcagatgtgtgggggccttccaagacaccttcattgggaggaaaacactactttgttacttttgttgatgacttttccagaagagtttgggtgtataccatgagaactaaggatgaagtgcttagagtttttcttaaatggaaaactatgatcgaaaaccagactggcaagaaaatcaagcggcttaggacggacaatggaggggaatataaaagtgatccgttcttcgatgtgtgccaagagtatggtattgttcgacacttcacagttagggatacaccacagcagaatggattggcagagcgtatgaatcgaacattgctggagaaagttcgatgtatgttgtccaatgctgggttgggcaagcaattttgggctgaggctgtgacatacgctggccatcttgttaatcgtttgccatcatctgcattagaaagaaaaactcctatggaggtatggtctggaaaaccggctacagattatgattccttacatgtgtttggatccactgcatattaccatgtgaaggagtcaaagttagattcGAGGGCAAAGAAatctctctttatgggaatcacttctggagtgaagggattttgaatttggtgcttaagcacaaagaaaatgatctgtagcagagatgttacctttgatgaatctgccacattgaaaaaggtagcagataaagatattcagacgagcaacactccacagcaggtggagtgtactccaaaacaggtggagtttgagcagatggggatttgcccagttaataagtctaattctccagccacaatggaggaattagaggttgaagaggttttgacccaagaaccactaagtacaccagaaccagttgcagttgcaaggccacggagagaaattcgtaaacctgctcgatttactgatatggtggcctacgcccttcccgttgttgatgatattcctatcacttatcaagaagcaatgcaaagcttagaaagtgataaatggaaaagcgccatggatgaagaaatgcagtctctcctaaAGAAAAATACTTGGGAATTGGcacaattaccgaaaggtaaaagggcaatcggatgcaagtgggtattcgcaaagaaagatggatctcctagcaagaaggatattcgctacaaggcaagattggtagctaaacgCTACGCTCAGAatgagggaattgactacaatgatgtattttcccctgttgtgaagcattcctccattagaattttgttggccttggtagcacagttgaatttggaactagctcaacttgatgttaagacggctttcttgcatggtgagttagaacaggagatctatatgactcatcccgaaggatacacagatgctggtggtagaaattgggtttgtaagctgaacaaatcgctatatggattgaagcaatccccgaggcagtggtacaagcgatttgatagctttatgagaaggcagaagtacacaagaagcaaatatgacaattgtgtgtatttgcagaagctgcatgacggatctttcatttatctactcttgtatgttgatgatatgttaatcgcttcgaagagccaaaaagagatagataagctgaaggctcagttgaatcaagagttcgagatgaaagatctaggtgaggccaagaagattctcggcatggagataagtagagatagacagagaggcaagctttgtttgaatcagaagcaatatctgaaaaaggtattacaatattttggtgtaaatgaaaacacaaaacatgtaagtaccccacttgcttctcatttgaaacttagtgctcaattatctccgaaaactgaagaagaaagagaatatatggcaaaagtcccatatgctaatacaattgggagtttgatgtatgcgatggtgtgtacgaggcctgacatttcacaagctgttggagttgtgagcaggtatatgcatgatcctggaaaaggacattggcaagctgtgaaatggattctacggtatcttcgaaaaaccgtagatgttggtttcatttttgaacaggatgaagcacttggtcagtttgtagttggatatgttgattccaactttgctggtgatttagataaacgtcgttcaactacggggtatctgtttactcttacGAAAGCCCCagtaagttggaagtctaccttacagtctacagtagctgtgtctactacagaggcagaatatatggcagttacagaagctgttaaggaggctatttggcttaatggattgttgaaagacttaggagttgttcaaagtcacataagtttatattgtgacagtcagagcgctattcatttagcgaaaaatcaagtctatcattcaagaaccaagcatatcgacgtaagatatcactttgtgcgggaagtctttgaaaaaggaaaaattctacttcagaagattccgacagcagataatcccgcagatatgatgaccaaggtggtaacaacaatcaagtttaatcattgtttgaacttgattaacatcctgagaatttgagcacctttaggtgtatggcgctcgagagcgcatttggaggcactacaaaagatagctttatcaaatttggagagttgaaggaagtatgtgaagatgtgattatcctaatcaaatc comes from the Gossypium hirsutum isolate 1008001.06 chromosome A06, Gossypium_hirsutum_v2.1, whole genome shotgun sequence genome and includes:
- the LOC107941524 gene encoding protein ENHANCED PSEUDOMONAS SUSCEPTIBILITY 1, translated to MDPSSVRIISECYVTPQHVSDQSKQPYYLTTWDLVMLSVQYIQKGLLYAKPEDNCEEDLINNVLDRLKQSLSIALVHFYPLAGRLATKIEENPKSHFVFVDCNNSPGAKFIHAAVDLSVSDIVSPTYVPLVVQSFFDHDRAINYDGHTRPLLSIQVTELVDGVFIGCSMNHAIGDGTSFWHFFNTLSEIFQAQGDTNLKISRPPVLEKWFPEGHGPLLNLPFTNQDEFISRFEAPELLERIFHFSAKSIAKLKERANTESNTTKISSFQSLSAFVWRSITKARRFPNETVTGCRLAINNRSRLEPALSPDYFGNSIQTVRAVTTAGELLNHGLGWAAWKLHQAVVNHTDKQVRGFVNGWLDSPFIYQIAQLFDPLSVMMGSSPRFNKYGNEFGLGKALTLRSGYAHKFDGKVSAYPGHEGGGSVDLEICLPPSSMKALELAEEFMSVVSCGGIDI